In a single window of the Ruminococcus albus 7 = DSM 20455 genome:
- a CDS encoding alpha/beta hydrolase — MNKQVIYIHGKGGTADEAVHYKPLFTGYDVVGFDYKSQTPWEAEKEFPAYFDEQTRNCDEVILIANSIGAYFSMASLYDKKISQAFFISPIVDMEKLITDMMKWENITEQELCDRKEIPTKFGETLSWEYLCYVRKHPIKWDIPTHIIYGDCDALTSHDTVKGFAERISAELSIMKGGEHWFHTDEQMEFIDETIKNHYKGKIV, encoded by the coding sequence ATGAATAAGCAAGTGATCTATATCCACGGCAAAGGCGGCACTGCTGATGAAGCTGTGCATTACAAACCTCTTTTTACGGGTTATGATGTTGTGGGCTTTGATTATAAGTCGCAGACTCCGTGGGAAGCAGAGAAAGAATTTCCGGCATACTTTGACGAGCAAACTAGAAACTGCGACGAAGTTATCCTGATAGCCAACAGTATCGGTGCTTATTTTTCGATGGCTTCGCTTTACGATAAAAAAATATCGCAGGCATTTTTCATATCTCCGATAGTGGATATGGAAAAGCTGATAACCGATATGATGAAGTGGGAGAATATTACTGAGCAGGAACTTTGTGACAGGAAAGAGATACCCACCAAATTCGGTGAGACCCTTTCATGGGAATACCTCTGCTATGTGCGTAAACACCCGATAAAGTGGGATATCCCCACTCATATAATTTACGGCGATTGCGATGCTCTTACTTCTCATGATACGGTCAAGGGTTTTGCCGAAAGAATATCAGCCGAACTCAGCATAATGAAGGGCGGCGAGCATTGGTTCCATACCGATGAACAAATGGAATTTATTGACGAAACTATAAAAAATCATTATAAAGGAAAGATAGTATGA